The Pantoea phytobeneficialis genome has a segment encoding these proteins:
- a CDS encoding YdgH/BhsA/McbA-like domain containing protein, translating into MKTKLSIAVLSLASVLSFGASAASLITNEQADTMNLQPLNQTISVSGRDGDQNNIRQELSAKADAQGASHYRIIENNQNDTYHVTAELYK; encoded by the coding sequence ATGAAAACTAAATTATCTATCGCAGTGCTGAGCCTGGCTTCCGTTCTTTCTTTCGGTGCCAGCGCAGCAAGCCTGATTACCAATGAGCAGGCAGACACCATGAATCTTCAACCGCTGAACCAAACCATCAGCGTGAGTGGCCGTGATGGCGACCAGAACAACATCCGTCAGGAACTTTCTGCCAAAGCCGATGCTCAGGGTGCCAGCCACTATCGCATCATTGAAAACAATCAGAATGACACCTACCACGTCACTGCTGAACTGTACAAATAA
- a CDS encoding barstar family protein: MRIERFDFDEIVDQAHFFRQFSDRFALADLAITDLDDLWEVVTGEQLPLPLEIEFIHLGSGQKRRYGALILLFDEAEEELDGQLRFNVK, from the coding sequence ATGAGAATCGAACGTTTTGATTTCGATGAAATCGTCGATCAGGCGCACTTCTTCCGCCAGTTCAGTGACCGTTTTGCGCTGGCGGATCTGGCGATTACTGATTTGGACGATCTCTGGGAAGTGGTGACAGGCGAGCAACTGCCGTTACCGCTGGAGATTGAGTTTATTCACTTAGGATCAGGACAGAAGCGTCGCTATGGGGCGTTGATTTTGCTGTTTGATGAAGCAGAAGAGGAGCTGGATGGCCAGCTCCGCTTTAATGTGAAGTAA
- the yhcN gene encoding peroxide/acid stress response protein YhcN codes for MKVKTTIATMSILSALSFGAFAADSINADQAMNLQPAGTISVSGTAGSPMDIHQQLSEKADQQGAKAYRVIEARNDNTYHATAELYK; via the coding sequence ATGAAAGTTAAAACTACTATCGCAACCATGAGCATTCTATCTGCCCTGTCATTTGGCGCTTTCGCCGCAGATTCTATTAATGCTGATCAGGCAATGAATCTGCAACCGGCCGGCACCATCAGTGTCAGCGGCACGGCTGGTTCGCCGATGGATATCCATCAGCAACTGAGCGAAAAAGCAGACCAGCAAGGTGCTAAAGCTTATCGCGTGATCGAAGCGCGTAATGACAACACCTACCACGCGACTGCTGAACTTTATAAATAA
- the mscM gene encoding miniconductance mechanosensitive channel MscM, translating to MRAFLILLLSLWLSSPVFAASVPQASDLKQELDAVKSAKSSPAQTEQIQTLETALNFLAERDDSLERAKQYQQVIDDFPRLARELRQQLASMTSESSKTVRNNMSSTELDQEILQVSSQLLEEGRQAQQEQDRAREISDSLSQLPQQQTEARRAMTESDRRVQGASTATTPQEQAQIYARQAENAANKARVDELELAQLSANNRQELARMRAEVHQRQASQLDNYLQALRNQLNNQRQREAEQALERTEQLAENSGDLPSAISEQFRVNRELSADLNQQAQRMDLVASQQRLATNQTLQVRQALSTLREQSQWLGASNLLGEALRAQVARLPDMPKSQQIDNEMGQLRVQRLRYEDLLERQQALRKEKQDDGTPFTSEQSRILEAQLKTQRELLNSLISGCDTLILEITKLKVSNTQLQDALTEVRDATHRYLFWTADVSAVDLSFPVDTAQALARLLSLDTLGQLGKALAMMFTSKETVLPILGAVLLVGFSISSRRHYHAFLARAASKVGKVTQDHFGLTMRTVFWSILVAVPIPVLWAALGYGLQEAWPYPIAVAIGDGITATLPLLWAFMISASFARPNGLFVVHFRWPQARVARAMRYYSLTVGLIVPLIMLLIAFANLEDREFSSTLGRLCFILICGALSIVTVSLKRAGIPLYLDKEGNGDNFINRILWNLMIAIPLVAALASCIGYLATAQALLARLETSVGIWFFLLVIYHIVRRWMLIQRRRIAFDRARQRRAEMLANRARSEEDKEQPATSIEGVGVEADEPIIDLDAISAQSLRLVRSILTLIALVSVIVLWSEIHSAFGFLENIRLWDVSTTVQGVESIQPITLGSILIAILVLIITTQLVRNMPALLELALLQHLSLTPGTGYAITTVTKYILMLIGGLIGFSMIGIEWAKLQWLVAALGVGLGFGLQEIFANFISGLIILFEKPIRIGDTVTIRDLTGSITRINTRATTITDWDRKEIIVPNKAFITEQFVNWSLSDSVTRVVLTIPAPAGVNSDEVTLILKQAAERCTYVLDTPPPDVFLVDLQQGIQLFELRVYAAEMGHRMPLRHELHQLILHGFAEHGIEMPFPPFQVRMETLGKKSPASNGTPAARNYKSGGL from the coding sequence GTGCGTGCCTTTCTTATCCTGCTGCTGAGTTTGTGGCTCAGCAGCCCTGTTTTTGCGGCCAGCGTGCCGCAAGCCAGTGACCTGAAACAGGAACTGGATGCCGTCAAATCCGCTAAAAGCTCCCCTGCCCAAACCGAACAAATTCAGACGCTGGAAACGGCACTCAATTTCCTTGCTGAACGCGATGATTCGCTGGAGCGGGCAAAGCAATATCAGCAGGTAATTGACGACTTCCCCCGTCTGGCGCGAGAACTACGCCAGCAACTCGCCAGCATGACCAGTGAGAGCAGCAAAACGGTGCGCAATAATATGAGCAGCACCGAACTGGATCAGGAGATTTTGCAGGTCAGCAGTCAGTTACTGGAAGAGGGACGTCAGGCACAGCAGGAGCAGGATCGCGCACGCGAAATCAGCGATTCGCTGTCGCAGTTGCCGCAGCAGCAGACCGAGGCGCGCCGGGCCATGACGGAGAGCGACCGTCGCGTGCAGGGCGCGTCAACCGCCACCACCCCGCAGGAACAAGCCCAGATCTATGCACGTCAGGCGGAGAACGCCGCCAACAAAGCGCGTGTGGATGAACTGGAACTGGCGCAACTCTCCGCCAATAACCGTCAGGAATTGGCGCGCATGCGTGCCGAAGTGCATCAACGTCAGGCCTCACAACTGGATAATTACCTGCAAGCGCTGCGCAATCAGTTGAACAATCAGCGCCAGCGTGAGGCTGAACAGGCACTGGAACGTACCGAGCAATTGGCGGAAAACAGCGGCGATCTGCCCAGCGCCATTAGCGAACAATTCCGGGTAAACCGTGAGCTGTCTGCTGACCTTAATCAGCAGGCACAACGCATGGATTTGGTCGCCTCGCAGCAACGCCTGGCGACCAATCAGACGTTGCAAGTTCGTCAGGCACTGAGCACCCTGCGTGAGCAATCGCAATGGCTGGGCGCATCGAACCTGTTGGGCGAGGCCTTGCGCGCGCAGGTGGCGCGTCTGCCGGATATGCCCAAATCACAGCAGATCGACAACGAAATGGGCCAGTTGCGCGTACAACGGCTCCGTTATGAGGATTTGCTGGAGCGTCAGCAGGCATTACGCAAAGAGAAGCAGGATGATGGCACGCCTTTCACCAGTGAACAGAGCCGCATTCTGGAAGCCCAGCTGAAAACTCAGCGCGAGTTGCTTAACTCCTTAATTTCCGGCTGCGATACGCTGATTCTGGAAATCACCAAACTCAAAGTTTCCAATACCCAGCTACAGGATGCACTGACGGAAGTGCGCGATGCCACCCATCGTTATCTGTTCTGGACCGCTGATGTCAGTGCGGTTGACCTGAGCTTTCCGGTGGATACCGCACAAGCCCTGGCACGGCTGTTATCGCTTGATACGCTGGGCCAGTTAGGCAAAGCACTGGCGATGATGTTTACCAGCAAGGAAACGGTGCTACCGATTCTGGGAGCCGTGCTGCTGGTTGGGTTCAGCATCAGTTCACGCCGCCACTATCATGCTTTTCTGGCACGAGCCGCCAGCAAAGTGGGCAAGGTGACACAGGATCACTTCGGCCTGACAATGCGCACGGTGTTCTGGTCGATTCTGGTCGCCGTGCCGATTCCGGTGTTATGGGCGGCCCTCGGTTATGGTTTGCAGGAAGCCTGGCCCTACCCGATAGCGGTGGCAATTGGCGATGGCATCACCGCCACGCTGCCTCTGCTGTGGGCGTTTATGATCAGCGCCTCTTTTGCCCGCCCCAATGGCCTGTTTGTCGTGCATTTCCGCTGGCCTCAGGCGCGTGTGGCACGCGCAATGCGTTATTACTCGCTTACCGTTGGCCTGATTGTGCCGTTGATCATGCTGTTGATCGCTTTTGCCAACCTGGAAGATCGTGAGTTCTCCTCGACGCTTGGCAGGCTGTGCTTCATCCTGATTTGCGGTGCATTAAGCATCGTGACCGTCAGCCTGAAGCGCGCCGGCATCCCGCTGTACCTGGATAAAGAAGGCAACGGCGATAACTTTATCAACCGCATTTTGTGGAACCTGATGATCGCCATTCCACTGGTTGCGGCCCTCGCCTCCTGCATTGGCTATCTGGCGACTGCGCAGGCACTGCTGGCACGCCTGGAAACTTCCGTCGGCATCTGGTTCTTCCTGCTGGTGATTTACCATATTGTTCGCCGCTGGATGTTAATCCAACGCCGCCGTATCGCCTTTGACCGCGCCCGCCAGCGTCGTGCAGAAATGCTGGCCAACCGTGCGCGCAGTGAAGAGGATAAAGAGCAGCCTGCCACCAGCATTGAGGGCGTGGGAGTGGAAGCGGATGAACCCATCATCGATCTGGATGCTATCAGCGCCCAGTCGCTGCGCCTGGTTCGTTCGATTCTGACCCTGATTGCCCTGGTGTCGGTGATTGTGTTGTGGTCGGAGATTCACTCGGCGTTCGGTTTCCTCGAAAATATCCGCCTGTGGGATGTCAGCACCACGGTGCAGGGGGTGGAAAGCATCCAGCCAATTACCCTCGGTTCGATTCTGATCGCCATTCTGGTGCTGATTATTACCACCCAGTTGGTGCGCAATATGCCTGCGCTGCTGGAGCTGGCGCTGTTGCAGCACCTGAGCCTGACGCCTGGCACCGGCTACGCCATCACCACGGTGACCAAATATATCCTGATGCTGATTGGCGGACTGATTGGCTTCTCGATGATTGGCATTGAATGGGCGAAGCTGCAATGGCTGGTCGCCGCGCTGGGTGTTGGTCTGGGCTTCGGTTTACAGGAGATTTTCGCCAATTTTATTTCTGGCCTGATTATCCTGTTCGAGAAGCCGATTCGTATCGGCGATACCGTCACCATCCGCGATCTCACCGGGAGTATCACCCGCATCAATACCCGTGCGACCACCATCACCGACTGGGATCGCAAAGAGATTATCGTGCCGAATAAGGCGTTTATTACCGAGCAGTTCGTTAACTGGTCGCTTTCCGATTCGGTGACGCGTGTGGTGCTGACTATCCCGGCACCGGCTGGGGTGAATAGCGACGAAGTGACCTTGATCCTGAAACAAGCGGCCGAACGCTGTACCTACGTACTGGATACGCCGCCCCCGGACGTGTTCCTTGTCGATCTGCAACAAGGTATCCAGTTGTTTGAACTGCGAGTCTACGCCGCCGAAATGGGCCACCGCATGCCGCTACGCCATGAACTGCATCAGCTGATTTTGCATGGTTTTGCCGAGCACGGTATCGAAATGCCCTTCCCGCCTTTCCAGGTTCGTATGGAAACCCTGGGCAAGAAAAGCCCGGCCAGCAATGGCACACCTGCGGCACGGAATTATAAGTCGGGTGGGTTGTAA
- the yhcN gene encoding peroxide/acid stress response protein YhcN, whose product MKIKATIATASLLSLLTFGASAAQLVTAEQAQNMQPAGTVTISGTAGAPMDYRAQLSQKADEQGASAYKVIEARTGDNYHITAELYK is encoded by the coding sequence ATGAAAATCAAAGCAACCATCGCAACCGCTAGCCTGCTCTCACTGTTGACCTTCGGTGCCTCTGCGGCACAACTGGTCACGGCGGAACAGGCTCAGAATATGCAGCCTGCGGGGACAGTGACCATCAGTGGTACTGCCGGTGCACCAATGGATTATCGTGCTCAGCTGTCGCAAAAAGCCGATGAACAGGGTGCCAGCGCCTATAAAGTGATTGAAGCCCGCACCGGCGACAACTATCACATCACTGCTGAACTGTATAAGTAA
- the aaeA gene encoding p-hydroxybenzoic acid efflux pump subunit AaeA, translated as MKALIRKIARYAITLLLVVVAIVIIFRAWVFYTESPWTRDAKFSADVVAISPDVTGLITEVPVRDNQLVKKGDTLFVVDRPRYQKALDEAQADVEYYQAVANEKRREAARRNQLGTSAMSREAIDQANNDLTTTEHQLAKAIATRDLAAIDLDRTTIKAPSDGWVTNLNVYEGEFITRGSVAVALVQQHTFYVLAYMEETKLDGVRPGFRAEITPLGSNTVLRGTVDSIAAGVTDSSSTNDSKGMATVDSNLEWVRLAQRVPVRIHLDDQPGNRFPAGTTATVVITGEKDRKTQASPMSKLFNRLREFG; from the coding sequence GTGAAAGCGCTAATAAGAAAAATCGCGCGCTACGCGATTACTCTCCTGCTGGTTGTCGTCGCTATCGTGATCATCTTCCGCGCCTGGGTGTTCTACACCGAATCCCCGTGGACGCGTGATGCTAAATTCTCTGCCGATGTCGTGGCGATCTCTCCGGATGTGACCGGTTTGATCACCGAGGTGCCGGTCCGTGATAACCAACTGGTGAAGAAGGGCGATACCCTGTTTGTGGTTGACCGCCCCCGTTACCAGAAGGCGCTGGATGAAGCACAGGCCGATGTCGAGTATTACCAGGCTGTCGCCAACGAAAAACGTCGTGAAGCGGCGCGCCGTAACCAACTCGGCACCAGCGCGATGTCGCGTGAAGCCATTGACCAGGCCAACAACGATCTGACCACCACCGAGCATCAGCTGGCGAAAGCTATTGCGACGCGCGATCTGGCGGCCATCGACCTGGATCGTACCACCATCAAGGCACCGTCTGACGGTTGGGTGACCAACCTTAACGTCTATGAAGGCGAGTTTATTACCCGTGGTTCAGTGGCGGTGGCTCTGGTGCAGCAGCATACGTTCTACGTGCTGGCCTATATGGAAGAAACCAAGCTGGATGGCGTACGCCCGGGCTTCCGTGCGGAAATCACCCCGCTGGGTAGCAATACCGTGCTGCGTGGCACCGTCGACAGCATCGCAGCCGGTGTTACCGACAGCAGCAGCACCAATGACAGCAAAGGCATGGCCACTGTTGATTCCAATCTGGAGTGGGTGCGTCTGGCGCAGCGTGTACCGGTGCGTATTCATCTCGACGATCAGCCTGGCAATCGCTTCCCGGCTGGCACCACCGCTACCGTGGTGATTACTGGTGAGAAGGATCGTAAGACGCAAGCCTCACCGATGAGCAAATTGTTTAATCGCCTGCGTGAGTTTGGTTAA
- the aaeX gene encoding p-hydroxybenzoic acid efflux pump operon protein AaeX gives MSVLPVFVVFGLSFPPIFIELIVSLALFWLVKRVLTPSGLYDLVWHPALFNTALYCCVFYLVSRLFV, from the coding sequence ATGAGTGTGCTTCCGGTATTTGTCGTATTTGGGCTGTCTTTCCCGCCCATCTTCATTGAACTCATAGTTTCGCTGGCGCTGTTCTGGCTGGTGAAACGCGTGCTGACGCCCAGCGGATTGTACGATCTGGTTTGGCATCCGGCACTTTTTAACACAGCGCTTTATTGCTGTGTGTTTTACCTTGTATCCCGTTTATTCGTCTGA
- the mdh gene encoding malate dehydrogenase gives MKVAVLGAAGGIGQALALLLKTQLPAGSALSLYDIAPVTPGVAVDLSHIPTAVKVEGFSGEDATPALKGADVVLISAGVARKPGMDRADLFNVNAGIVRNLIEQVASTAPKALIGVITNPVNTTVAIAAEVLKKAGVYDKNRLFGVTTLDIIRGNTFVAALKGKQPGEIDVPVVGGHSGVTILPLLSQVKGVSFSEQEVLDLTKRIQNAGTEVVEAKAGGGSATLSMGQAAARFGLSLVRAMQGEANVVECAYVEGDGEYARFFSQPLLLGKTGIVERRPLGPLSAFEQQALTGMLDTLKKDIAQGEEFVK, from the coding sequence ATGAAAGTTGCCGTTCTCGGTGCCGCTGGTGGTATTGGCCAGGCGCTAGCACTGTTGCTTAAGACCCAATTACCCGCAGGTTCAGCCCTTTCGCTTTATGACATCGCCCCGGTTACGCCGGGTGTGGCTGTGGATCTCAGCCATATTCCTACCGCAGTGAAAGTTGAGGGTTTTAGTGGTGAAGATGCCACACCCGCACTGAAGGGAGCCGATGTGGTGCTGATTTCCGCCGGAGTGGCACGTAAACCCGGCATGGACCGCGCCGACCTCTTTAACGTTAACGCAGGCATTGTTCGTAACCTGATTGAGCAGGTGGCGAGCACCGCACCCAAGGCCTTGATTGGCGTGATCACTAACCCGGTTAACACCACGGTGGCGATTGCGGCAGAGGTGCTTAAGAAAGCGGGTGTGTATGATAAAAACCGGCTGTTTGGCGTAACTACACTGGATATTATCCGCGGCAACACCTTTGTTGCGGCGTTAAAAGGCAAGCAACCCGGCGAGATCGACGTACCCGTGGTCGGGGGGCATTCTGGCGTCACTATTCTGCCGCTGCTGTCGCAGGTCAAAGGCGTTAGCTTTAGTGAGCAGGAAGTGTTGGATCTCACCAAACGTATCCAAAACGCCGGTACGGAAGTGGTGGAAGCCAAAGCCGGTGGCGGCTCAGCGACCCTGTCAATGGGTCAGGCTGCGGCACGTTTCGGTCTGTCGCTGGTACGCGCCATGCAAGGGGAAGCGAACGTGGTCGAATGTGCTTATGTGGAAGGGGATGGCGAATACGCGCGTTTCTTCTCGCAGCCACTGTTGTTGGGCAAAACCGGTATCGTGGAGCGCCGTCCACTCGGACCGCTCAGCGCCTTTGAGCAACAGGCGTTAACCGGCATGCTGGATACGCTGAAGAAAGATATCGCTCAGGGCGAAGAGTTTGTGAAATAA
- the aaeR gene encoding HTH-type transcriptional activator AaeR, whose translation MERLKGMSIFAKVVELGSFTAAARQLHLSVSSISQIVAKLEDELQVKLLNRSTRSIGLTEAGRIYYQGCRRMLAEAMQVHEQLYAFNNTPIGILRIGSSSTMAQNVLADMTSDMLREYPGLSVNLVTGIPAPDLIANGLDLVIRVGELQDSNLFSRRLGAMPMVVCAAKSYLVQHGTPEKPGEIDNFSWLEYSVRPDNTFELIAPEGLVTRLTPQGRFVTNDSLTLIRWLKAGCGIAYVPLMWVINEINTGEIDILFSQYQSAPRPVYALYTEKDKLPLKVQVCIDYLTEYFKRVARQYQQHRKN comes from the coding sequence ATGGAACGACTTAAAGGCATGTCCATCTTCGCCAAAGTGGTTGAATTAGGATCCTTCACCGCCGCGGCACGTCAGCTTCATCTTAGCGTTTCGTCGATTAGCCAGATAGTCGCGAAACTGGAAGATGAGCTCCAGGTCAAGCTGCTGAATCGCAGCACCCGAAGCATTGGCCTGACCGAAGCGGGCAGAATTTATTATCAGGGCTGCCGCCGCATGCTGGCAGAGGCGATGCAGGTCCACGAACAACTGTATGCCTTCAACAACACGCCCATTGGTATTTTACGTATCGGCAGCTCATCGACAATGGCGCAAAATGTCCTCGCTGATATGACCAGCGATATGTTACGCGAATATCCGGGTTTGAGCGTCAATTTAGTCACCGGCATTCCGGCACCGGATTTGATTGCTAACGGGCTGGATCTGGTGATCCGCGTCGGTGAGTTGCAGGATTCCAATCTGTTCTCGCGTCGCCTGGGCGCGATGCCGATGGTGGTATGCGCGGCCAAAAGCTATCTGGTACAGCACGGCACGCCGGAAAAGCCTGGCGAGATCGATAATTTTTCGTGGCTGGAATATAGCGTGCGCCCGGACAACACCTTTGAGTTGATTGCACCGGAAGGGCTGGTCACGCGTCTGACGCCGCAGGGACGTTTCGTGACCAATGATTCGCTAACGCTGATCCGTTGGCTGAAAGCCGGGTGCGGTATCGCCTATGTCCCACTGATGTGGGTGATAAACGAGATCAACACCGGTGAGATCGATATCCTGTTTTCACAGTATCAGTCGGCCCCCAGACCGGTTTATGCGCTGTACACCGAAAAAGATAAGCTGCCGCTGAAAGTGCAGGTGTGTATCGACTATCTGACCGAGTATTTCAAACGGGTAGCGCGCCAGTATCAGCAGCACCGTAAAAACTGA
- the argR gene encoding transcriptional regulator ArgR has translation MRNPSKQDDLVKAFKALLKEEKFSSQGEIVQALQEDGFENINQSKVSRMLTKFGAVRTRNAKMEMVYCLPAELGVPTTTSPLKNLVLDIDYNDALVVIHTSPGAAQLIARLLDSLGKAEGILGTIAGDDTIFITPARAFTVKQLHDAVLMLFEQEL, from the coding sequence ATGCGAAACCCATCTAAACAAGACGACCTGGTTAAGGCGTTCAAAGCCCTCTTGAAAGAAGAGAAATTCAGCTCTCAGGGTGAAATTGTGCAGGCGTTACAGGAAGACGGCTTCGAGAACATCAATCAGTCAAAAGTTTCTCGTATGCTTACTAAGTTTGGCGCGGTGCGCACGCGCAACGCAAAAATGGAGATGGTTTACTGCCTGCCAGCCGAACTGGGTGTGCCGACCACGACCAGCCCGCTGAAAAATTTAGTGCTGGATATCGACTACAACGATGCTCTGGTGGTGATTCACACCAGCCCCGGCGCCGCACAGCTCATCGCCCGTTTGCTGGATTCGCTGGGTAAAGCCGAAGGCATTCTCGGCACCATCGCCGGTGATGACACTATCTTTATTACCCCCGCGCGTGCTTTTACCGTGAAGCAGCTCCATGACGCTGTGCTGATGTTATTCGAACAAGAGCTATAA
- the aaeB gene encoding p-hydroxybenzoic acid efflux pump subunit AaeB, translating into MIEFLRFPVKLTFALVAALIIGFHFNLETPRWAVMTAGIVAGGTAFVAGGDPYSGALRYRGILRIIGTFIGSAAALTIMIATVRAPVVMLLLCCLWAGFCVWLSSLIKVENSYALGLAGYTALIIVVTADASGGLTLAPQFAVERCSEIVLGILCAILADMIFSPRSIKKVIDQEVDSLLVAHYKLLQLCVAHGDKEEVDKAWSALVRRTTALNTMRSQLMMESSRWKNSSRRLQMLNTLSLTLITQAAETFLIQNSRPDYIPPQYRLLIEKEVKSVDDVHKRMKIMRRVIGVSSKSTPLTLASWVGAATEYLLLINGVRSNSRITTLEDGILQREVVIQARSAETHHAMINGVRTFAATAIGSLFWLYTGWTSGSGCMVMLAVITALAMRTPNPLMMAKDFLYGMTVAVPLGALYFIYVLPATQQSMLLLCIAIGLLGFIGGIFVQRRQLGTLGALIGTINVLVLDNPMKFEFNVFLDNVLGQVIGCFVAMMVILLIRDKSKARTGRKLLNRFMYAAVAAMTTNQARRRENHLPALYQQLFLLLNLFPGDINKYRIALTLIIGHQRLRNAEVPINADLSAYHRQLRSTADQVISTRSDDKRRVYFEQLLRELDVYQEKLQHYAAPSSVTEPVKRLASMLSKYQNTLIQI; encoded by the coding sequence ATGATTGAGTTCCTGCGTTTCCCGGTGAAGCTGACATTTGCGCTGGTAGCGGCGCTGATTATCGGCTTTCACTTCAATCTGGAAACGCCGCGCTGGGCGGTGATGACCGCCGGGATAGTGGCGGGTGGCACCGCCTTTGTCGCCGGAGGTGATCCCTACTCCGGCGCGCTGCGCTATCGCGGCATCCTGCGTATTATCGGGACCTTTATTGGTAGCGCGGCGGCTCTGACCATCATGATCGCCACGGTGCGTGCCCCGGTAGTGATGCTACTGTTATGTTGCCTGTGGGCCGGCTTCTGCGTCTGGCTCTCCTCGCTGATTAAAGTCGAAAACTCCTACGCCCTGGGTCTGGCAGGCTACACCGCGCTGATTATCGTTGTCACCGCCGATGCCAGTGGTGGGCTGACGCTGGCTCCGCAGTTTGCGGTTGAGCGTTGTAGCGAAATCGTGCTGGGTATTTTGTGTGCCATTCTGGCGGATATGATCTTCTCGCCCCGTTCGATTAAAAAAGTGATCGACCAGGAAGTGGATTCGCTGCTGGTGGCGCACTACAAACTGCTGCAACTTTGTGTCGCGCACGGCGATAAAGAAGAAGTCGACAAAGCCTGGAGCGCGCTGGTGCGCCGCACCACGGCGCTGAACACCATGCGCAGCCAGTTGATGATGGAATCCTCGCGTTGGAAAAACAGCAGCCGTCGTCTGCAAATGCTGAATACTTTATCCCTGACCTTGATTACGCAGGCCGCAGAAACCTTCCTGATCCAGAATTCCCGCCCGGACTACATTCCGCCGCAGTATCGATTGCTGATCGAGAAAGAGGTGAAAAGCGTTGATGACGTGCACAAGCGCATGAAAATCATGCGCCGGGTAATTGGCGTCAGCAGCAAGTCCACTCCACTGACCTTAGCCAGCTGGGTGGGGGCGGCTACCGAATACTTGTTGCTGATTAATGGCGTCAGGAGCAACAGCCGCATCACTACGCTGGAAGACGGTATTCTGCAACGTGAAGTGGTGATTCAGGCGCGTTCTGCCGAAACCCACCATGCGATGATTAACGGCGTACGTACATTTGCGGCGACGGCGATTGGCTCACTTTTCTGGTTGTACACCGGTTGGACCTCTGGCAGTGGCTGTATGGTGATGCTGGCGGTAATCACCGCACTGGCGATGCGCACCCCTAATCCATTGATGATGGCAAAAGACTTCCTCTACGGTATGACGGTCGCAGTGCCGCTGGGTGCGCTCTACTTTATATACGTCCTGCCTGCAACCCAGCAAAGTATGCTGCTGCTTTGCATCGCGATTGGCCTGCTGGGCTTTATTGGCGGCATCTTTGTCCAGCGTCGCCAACTGGGAACGTTAGGTGCCCTGATTGGTACCATCAACGTGCTGGTACTGGATAACCCGATGAAGTTCGAGTTCAACGTGTTTCTCGACAACGTGTTGGGCCAGGTGATTGGATGTTTTGTGGCGATGATGGTGATTCTGCTGATTCGTGACAAATCTAAGGCGCGTACCGGACGTAAGTTGCTGAATCGCTTTATGTATGCGGCGGTGGCGGCGATGACCACCAATCAGGCGCGTCGTCGCGAGAATCACTTACCGGCGCTGTATCAGCAACTGTTTCTGCTGCTCAATCTGTTCCCCGGCGATATCAATAAATACCGTATCGCGCTGACGCTGATTATCGGCCATCAACGCTTACGCAATGCCGAGGTGCCGATCAATGCAGATCTCTCCGCCTATCACCGTCAGCTGCGATCCACTGCTGACCAGGTGATCTCGACGCGTAGCGATGATAAACGACGTGTCTATTTTGAGCAGTTGTTACGCGAGCTGGATGTCTATCAGGAGAAACTCCAGCACTACGCGGCACCGAGCAGCGTAACGGAGCCGGTAAAACGTTTAGCCAGCATGCTGAGTAAGTATCAGAACACATTGATTCAAATCTGA